The following coding sequences lie in one Camelus bactrianus isolate YW-2024 breed Bactrian camel chromosome 8, ASM4877302v1, whole genome shotgun sequence genomic window:
- the AIG1 gene encoding androgen-induced gene 1 protein isoform X2 translates to MALVPCQVLRVAILLSYCSILCNYKAIEMPSHQTYGGSWKFLTFIDLSTRRGIELQQLKETGYCRITWSFLWKDQSPPDKEEKAPHKEEKAPNKVFFAPFFFAHCQ, encoded by the exons ATGGCGCTTGTCCCCTGCCAGGTGCTGCGGGTGGCCATCCTGCTGTCCTACTGCTCTATCTTGTGCAACTACAAAGCTATCGAAATGCCCTCGCATCAGACCTACGGAGGGAGCTGGAAATTCCTGACTTTCATTGATCTG AGCACTCGTCGTGGGATCGAGTTGCAGCAACTGAAGGAAACTGGGTATTGTCGAATTACTTGGAGCTTCCTCTGGAAGGACCAAAGTCCTCCTGATAAAGAAGAGAAAGCTCCTCATAAAGAAGAGAAAGCGCCTAATAAAGTTTTctttgcaccttttttttttgcccattgtCAATAA
- the AIG1 gene encoding androgen-induced gene 1 protein isoform X3, whose product MALVPCQVLRVAILLSYCSILCNYKAIEMPSHQTYGGSWKFLTFIDLQMDHTTLIKSGFKPIRPVLSRALVVGSSCSN is encoded by the exons ATGGCGCTTGTCCCCTGCCAGGTGCTGCGGGTGGCCATCCTGCTGTCCTACTGCTCTATCTTGTGCAACTACAAAGCTATCGAAATGCCCTCGCATCAGACCTACGGAGGGAGCTGGAAATTCCTGACTTTCATTGATCTG CAAATGGATCACACGACCTTGATCAAGAGTGGCTTCAAACCCATTCGCCCCGTGCTTTCTAGAGCACTCGTCGTGGGATCGAGTTGCAGCAACTGA